The Rickettsia endosymbiont of Gonocerus acuteangulatus nucleotide sequence GTCTTTCTCACACTATTTGGAAGAGTTTTTATCTTTCTTAAAAAACAAAACTTACGCTATGTTATAGCAAATATGCTAAAAACTCTTATTACACAGCAATGTTTTATAGTGAAGCACTTCATAATATCCCTTAATTCATGGGCATTATATCAAACATAGCGTAAGTTTTGAAAACCATTGGTAACTGTTGTAGCTCTCTTGGAGTTATTCAGCACTAAAATAATCTTTTGACTCTTTTTATCCACCAGTGCACCAATATTCATACTTTGATTACCTTTATGAAATGTAAGATCTGCCTCAAAATTCCCTACTTCTACCTTTTTCGTAGCTATTGCATCACGCTGATGTATTGAGATCCTTTGTGGTATAATGATCCTTTGACGCCTCTTCCCTCTTTCTTGCCTTTTATATCTTTTAGAAGGTAAATAGCTATATAACTTTAATTTAGCTGCTACTGCAGAAGTGTAAACAAATCTATATATACTTTCTGTACTGATACACAAAGCTGTATTTTTGTCTAGTTTTAACTTTCCGGCTATAGCATCCGGCGACCATTTCTTGCGAATCATAGCATTTTTAATATAATCTAACAACATAGGGTTCTTTTCTATTTTTAATAACTCTTGCTGATACATCCTGTTTTCATATTTTTCCTGAGTGTCATTGTCAATTAAAAAGGGACCAGTAAATTGCACGAAAAAGGAACCACTATATTTAAAAATTTTTATGCCATATTACCTCCAGATTTATAGTTATTAATACGATAACTTTTACCTTTTATGTTTAGTATATGAGCATGATGTACCACTCGATCAATAATTGCATGAGTTAATACTTCATCAGCAAATATTTCATTCCATTTTTCAAAATCCTTGTTTGTGGTAATAATGGTAGATTTATTTTCATATCGTTTAGCAATAATATTAAAAAAGTCTTCTACTGAATGTTTTGGCAATTGCTTAAACCCGAGCTCATCAAGAATTAATAAATCAAACGATAGGAGTAATTTAACCTTTTTGTGATAACTATTATCTGCTCTTGCAATATGTAAATTATAAAGCATATCCGATACCGTAGTAAAATATACAGAGTATTCTCGTGTTAAAGCTTTTAATGCTAGCCCAATGGCAAGATGAGTTTTCCCAGTTCCTGAATCACCTATGAATATTACATTTCCCTTAGTATTAATATAATCACAAGTTGATAAATCACTTATTACTTTGGCATCAACACTTGGTTGGAAATTAAAATCAAAGTCTTCTAAATTTTTAGTTACCGGCAATTTAGCAGCACTTTTACGGCGACGGTAATTATTATCCTTACGGTTAGATTTTTCATCTTCACATAATAGTGATAGAAATTCTTTAAATCCTAGTTTATTATTTTGAGCATAAATAATCCTTTCATTTAAACTATTGACTATACCTGATAATCTAAAGCTTCGTAGGTCATTAAATAAGTTCTGCATTATTACCTCCAAACTCTGGTAATGGTAAGTTTACTGCATTACTATTTAAAATATTCTTAATTTTAGAGTAAGAACTTATACCATAATGTAGTGCTCTATGACAGGCTTTATCTATTAAGTCATCATTGTAAACCTTACGTAAAGAAATGATACCTCGTGCACAACGTTGCCAATCATTCACTCTTGTTTGTTGTAATGATTCTAATAATAAACTGCAATTATTCCCTATCTGCTGCATTTGTTGTTGATAATGTTCACTATATTCTATAAAACCTGGGCATAGACGTTTGTATTTAGCATAATGAGACGGATTAGTGGTAAATATCCCCTTGCCCTCTGTTCTAACGTGTCTTGCTATTAAATCATTTTGTATAGAAAATATTTGAACAAGTTTTGGGGACAATTGTACCATTACCTCACTGTATATATATTTTGCTGGTACAGAGTAATAATTATTATCTATGGTAATATGACAATCTTTTGCTACTTTTCGATTATGCCAAGATGACAAATCAAAAGTTTCTAATGGTAAAGGAATCAAACTACTTCTTTCCTCTTGCTCAAACAGTTCTCTAGGTATTCTCTTAGTAGTACCATGTATTCGGCTATTGGCCTTATTTAACCAATTTGCAAGACCATTTGTTAATTCTTCATATCTATCAAATTTACGACCAGCAAAAAAATTATTTTTAACGTATTTTATTCCCGACTCAACTTTGCCTTTTTCTTGCGGTTGATACACTCGACAAGGAGAAAGTAAAATTCCATAATGATCGGCTAAGCACTTATATTCCTTCTGATATACTGGCTCATAAAAATTGGCATCTACTACTCCAGCTTTAAGATTATCAAGTTTTATTACTTTTGGACTACCAGCAAAATAATTAAATGCATTGATATGACATTGAATCCATGTTTGACAACTTTGATCAAACACTACTTCATAATAATCAAGGCGACTATAGCTTAAACGCATATTAAATACATATGCTTTAACTCTACGCCCTTTAGAATTATACTGTAAGCCTATGTCACCAAAATCTACTTGTGCTTCCTCTCCTGCTAAAGTATGAAAACGAATGCAACTGTTATCCTTAATTTTATATTTTTTGATATAACGGGTCAAAGAAGTATAACTGCTTGTATAACCTTGATTTTTTAACTCCTCAAAAATTCTTATGTAACTCAGATTTTTTTCTAATAACTCAATTATTTTTTCGTGCCAAAAATCCAAAACTGAAGATCGTTCATAGATTGCTGGGGATTCTGTACCAGCCTCTACATAGCGGTTTATTATTTTTCGTACTGTTTTGCGGTCTGTTCTTGTTAGTTTGGCAATATTCCTTTGACTATTGCCTTGTTTATAAAGGGTGATAATTGTTGTATACATATTTATTCTTATCATTGTATCACTAGATATTTACTTGCTTAATTATCTAGTGAATATTGCACATTAACCTTATTAGGTCACACCAACTTCTCTGGTCCCTTTTTCGTGCAATTTACTGGTCCCTTTTATTTTAGCAATGACACCTGAGCAACACAAGGCATATACTTATCTTTTACCTTATTTCTTTTAGCTCCATACTAATAGTGCTTTTAGACCTCGTAAGATGTTGTGCTATCTTATTAATACTGACTCCTAGGTCATACATTCTTTTTATCTCATATCTCTCTTCTCGAGATAAGTGTCTATATTTTCTGTTCATCATTACCTATTTAAAATCTTATTATTTTAAATAGGTTCTGTTCTACTTACTTATAGTATTTTCAGACCAATATCCCTTTTGGGATGAAGAAAAGTTTTTTTTATAACTATAACCTAATTTATTAAGCAATCTTGATATCGTACTTGCAGATACTTTTTGACTCCAGTTATTAGCTAGCTCCATGGTGGTTTTATCAAAATTTAATTCTATAAATTTTTTAAATCCCTCTATGTCTCTTATTATTCTACGATGTCCTGTATGATAACCACTTTTTGCTTTGACATCCCCAGTTTGTTTCTTTAATTTTTTCCACTCTATTATAGTCTTCCTACTAATAGAGTATATCTCTGAAGTCTCTTTTATTGTTTTACCATCTGTTAAACTTTTTATTACTCGTATTCTTAAATCGTATGAATATGCCTTTGCCATAAGTTTTTCATTTAGTATAATCCAACTCATACTATAAGTCACTACCTTATCGCATTAAGCTATACTATTAAAAATCCGTTAGAATTAGTAGAAAGAACTATTTAACTGTTAAAAAACCTCTTGATTTTCAGCTTAACTTCTTTTGATAGATTAGGCTTAAACCTGTATATGTCCTTTTTATTTAGGCTTTCGGGTCTATATTTAAATTCACCTTTAGTGGTTTTAACTGTAGCTATTTGATCTGAATAATCGAAACCTTTAGGCAAAGCTAACCTCAATGAGTTTATCGCCATTTCTAAGCCCTGTTTACTATATTTCACCTATATTTTGTACTTCATTATCTAAGCTATTAGAAGAATCTAAATCACTAGAATAATCTGATTCGATAAAATCATTAAGCTTATCTCTTAATTCCATATCCAAATATTTATTATATGTTAATTCATCAATGATTTTTTCTAGATTTGTATTGCTTCTTATTATTTCTTTTAAACGTTGTTTTTCAGGGTTCTCAATCATACTCTTTAAATAATTTTGAAAATCATAATTGCTATCTTCAAAAAGATTTCTTGTAAATTCTATAGTAGACTGTTTTGCTTTATTCAAATGTTGAAGTTCTAGCTCTGTAATAACTTTTAATCTCTTTTGGGTATATTCCCCGCCGCTTGCGGCGTAATATGGCGGAATGAGCAAATATATACATAAAAGTCATAATGTTACGGTACTGCTGTATCACATGGTATTTCCAGCAAAA carries:
- a CDS encoding IS30 family transposase — protein: MQFTGPFLIDNDTQEKYENRMYQQELLKIEKNPMLLDYIKNAMIRKKWSPDAIAGKLKLDKNTALCISTESIYRFVYTSAVAAKLKLYSYLPSKRYKRQERGKRRQRIIIPQRISIHQRDAIATKKVEVGNFEADLTFHKGNQSMNIGALVDKKSQKIILVLNNSKRATTVTNGFQNLRYV
- the istB gene encoding IS21-like element helper ATPase IstB, translated to MQNLFNDLRSFRLSGIVNSLNERIIYAQNNKLGFKEFLSLLCEDEKSNRKDNNYRRRKSAAKLPVTKNLEDFDFNFQPSVDAKVISDLSTCDYINTKGNVIFIGDSGTGKTHLAIGLALKALTREYSVYFTTVSDMLYNLHIARADNSYHKKVKLLLSFDLLILDELGFKQLPKHSVEDFFNIIAKRYENKSTIITTNKDFEKWNEIFADEVLTHAIIDRVVHHAHILNIKGKSYRINNYKSGGNMA
- the istA gene encoding IS21 family transposase: MYTTIITLYKQGNSQRNIAKLTRTDRKTVRKIINRYVEAGTESPAIYERSSVLDFWHEKIIELLEKNLSYIRIFEELKNQGYTSSYTSLTRYIKKYKIKDNSCIRFHTLAGEEAQVDFGDIGLQYNSKGRRVKAYVFNMRLSYSRLDYYEVVFDQSCQTWIQCHINAFNYFAGSPKVIKLDNLKAGVVDANFYEPVYQKEYKCLADHYGILLSPCRVYQPQEKGKVESGIKYVKNNFFAGRKFDRYEELTNGLANWLNKANSRIHGTTKRIPRELFEQEERSSLIPLPLETFDLSSWHNRKVAKDCHITIDNNYYSVPAKYIYSEVMVQLSPKLVQIFSIQNDLIARHVRTEGKGIFTTNPSHYAKYKRLCPGFIEYSEHYQQQMQQIGNNCSLLLESLQQTRVNDWQRCARGIISLRKVYNDDLIDKACHRALHYGISSYSKIKNILNSNAVNLPLPEFGGNNAELI
- a CDS encoding helix-turn-helix domain-containing protein — protein: MMNRKYRHLSREERYEIKRMYDLGVSINKIAQHLTRSKSTISMELKEIR
- a CDS encoding helix-turn-helix domain-containing protein; protein product: MSWIILNEKLMAKAYSYDLRIRVIKSLTDGKTIKETSEIYSISRKTIIEWKKLKKQTGDVKAKSGYHTGHRRIIRDIEGFKKFIELNFDKTTMELANNWSQKVSASTISRLLNKLGYSYKKNFSSSQKGYWSENTISK